One genomic segment of Candidatus Sulfotelmatobacter sp. includes these proteins:
- the mtaB gene encoding tRNA (N(6)-L-threonylcarbamoyladenosine(37)-C(2))-methylthiotransferase MtaB translates to MPGYHVENFGCRATQADGAALERQFEERGMSRASTPAQASVVIFNTCTVTAGADQDARAAIRRLRRQNHEAQIVVTGCYAQRAPEEIAALPGVGLVIGNSHKHELAEIVLRKDRPLAAGSSTFVPLTALTALGSREPEAGNPIFVSDIFAHTELLAAPVFDAANERTRPNLKVQDGCDNRCSFCVIPYVRGQSRSLESDRILQEVFTLVKNGYREVVVSGINLGRWGRDLSLSSQPSAVSDSHQRPTTDDRRLTSLIGAILSETALEKLRISSVEPMDWTEELIELVATSPRIAKHAHVPMQSGSDAVLRRMHRKYRPWHYREKIEKIRAAMPTAAIGADVMVGFPGETDAEFEATRRLIEELPLTYLHVFTYSARPGTPAATMPNQVPVHIARERNRILRELGEEKKLAFMRGFVGRSVEAITLNVIGSDAGGEFTESLTDNYLKLRLRGRHEGNHWVQARVAEVIGVALRGMKDFDKSPTSSEAVSPTIG, encoded by the coding sequence GTGCCCGGATACCACGTAGAAAATTTTGGCTGCCGCGCCACCCAGGCGGACGGCGCGGCTCTCGAACGACAGTTCGAAGAGCGCGGCATGTCGCGCGCGTCAACACCCGCGCAAGCTTCTGTCGTGATTTTCAACACCTGTACCGTGACGGCCGGGGCCGACCAGGATGCCCGCGCTGCGATCCGACGTCTCCGCCGCCAGAACCACGAGGCGCAAATTGTGGTCACCGGTTGCTACGCTCAGCGCGCTCCGGAAGAAATCGCCGCACTGCCCGGAGTGGGCCTGGTGATTGGCAACTCCCACAAACATGAACTCGCCGAAATCGTGTTACGAAAAGACCGGCCACTAGCCGCAGGGTCAAGCACATTCGTCCCCCTGACGGCCCTAACTGCGCTGGGAAGCCGAGAGCCAGAAGCTGGAAACCCGATCTTCGTCTCCGACATTTTTGCCCACACCGAACTTCTGGCTGCGCCGGTCTTCGACGCCGCCAATGAGCGCACGCGGCCCAACCTGAAAGTCCAGGACGGATGCGACAATCGTTGCTCGTTCTGCGTGATCCCGTACGTTCGCGGCCAGAGCCGTTCGCTGGAAAGCGATCGCATCCTCCAGGAAGTCTTCACGCTCGTGAAAAACGGCTACCGCGAAGTCGTGGTCAGCGGGATCAATCTGGGCAGGTGGGGACGCGATTTAAGTCTCAGCTCTCAGCCATCAGCTGTCAGCGATTCTCACCAACGACCGACGACTGACGACCGACGACTGACGTCGCTCATTGGCGCTATCCTTTCCGAGACCGCCCTTGAAAAGCTCCGCATCTCTTCTGTCGAACCGATGGACTGGACCGAAGAACTGATCGAACTCGTGGCGACGTCTCCGCGTATTGCCAAGCACGCGCATGTGCCAATGCAGTCCGGCAGCGACGCGGTGTTGCGCCGCATGCATCGCAAGTACCGCCCGTGGCACTATCGCGAGAAGATTGAAAAAATTCGCGCCGCCATGCCCACCGCCGCGATCGGCGCCGACGTGATGGTCGGGTTCCCCGGCGAAACCGACGCCGAATTCGAAGCCACGCGCCGCCTGATCGAAGAACTTCCATTGACCTATCTGCACGTATTTACTTATTCGGCGCGCCCCGGAACTCCGGCGGCAACGATGCCGAACCAAGTGCCGGTTCACATCGCTCGCGAGCGTAACCGTATTCTGCGGGAGCTAGGAGAGGAAAAGAAGCTGGCGTTTATGCGCGGCTTCGTCGGCAGGTCGGTTGAGGCGATCACGTTGAATGTGATTGGCAGCGACGCGGGCGGTGAGTTTACCGAATCGTTGACCGACAATTATTTGAAACTTCGTCTGCGCGGAAGACACGAGGGCAATCATTGGGTACAAGCACGCGTAGCAGAGGTGATCGGCGTCGCCCTGCGCGGGATGAAAGATTTTGATAAAAGTCCGACGTCTTCTGAGGCAGTATCGCCAACAATCGGTTAA
- a CDS encoding zinc-ribbon domain containing protein: MDFQDKVLKCIDCGSDFIFTAGEQLFFHDKQFKNEPKRCKACKTKRVSVLGAPPAPGQSYRYTKVETQATCSGCGKQTTVPFRPTQGRPVFCRECFMSRRSAASA, encoded by the coding sequence ATGGATTTTCAGGACAAGGTGCTGAAGTGTATCGATTGTGGGAGTGATTTCATTTTCACTGCCGGGGAACAGCTTTTCTTTCACGACAAGCAATTCAAGAATGAACCCAAGCGTTGCAAGGCTTGCAAAACCAAGCGGGTCTCCGTACTCGGCGCCCCCCCCGCGCCTGGACAAAGCTATCGCTACACCAAGGTCGAGACTCAGGCTACCTGCTCTGGATGCGGAAAGCAGACCACAGTCCCTTTCCGTCCCACGCAGGGCCGCCCGGTTTTCTGTCGCGAGTGCTTTATGTCGCGAAGAAGCGCCGCCTCGGCTTGA